The Lactuca sativa cultivar Salinas chromosome 2, Lsat_Salinas_v11, whole genome shotgun sequence genome includes a window with the following:
- the LOC111920064 gene encoding uncharacterized protein LOC111920064 encodes MWNFASKCLAGTGALRFRNGFRKLKQGGKELSDDEASSTVSKDDGLECPICCESFNIVENIPYVLWCGHSLCKNCVLALNWAIVKVPPLPIQLPLLISCPWCNLLSPRLVLRGNLRFPRKNYFLLWMVERINGEKVKSDSGSCGECGPHKNQNQCQTSVNVNVHRHQSLGTTQNSGGGLQSYVQKGLVFFVELTAKFPLVLIFVLIVLYAIPASAAVLGLYVLVTILFGLPSFLMLYFAYPSLDWLVREIMA; translated from the coding sequence ATGTGGAACTTTGCATCTAAATGTCTAGCTGGCACTGGTGCCCTAAGGTTTAGAAACGGGTTCAGAAAACTAAAGCAAGGTGGCAAAGAATTATCAGATGATGAAGCTTCTTCCACAGTTAGTAAAGATGATGGACTAGAGTGCCCAATATGCTGTGAATCCTTTAACATTGTTGAAAACATACCTTATGTTTTATGGTGTGGCCATTCACTCTGTAAAAACTGCGTGTTAGCCCTTAATTGGGCCATTGTGAAGGTCCCTCCTTTACCAATCCAGTTGCCTCTTCTAATATCTTGCCCTTGGTGCAACCTTTTATCCCCTCGCCTTGTATTAAGAGGAAATTTAAGGTTTCCTCGTAAGAACTACTTTCTTTTATGGATGGTTGAGAGAATAAATGGGGAGAAGGTGAAGTCTGACTCTGGTTCTTGTGGGGAATGTGGTCCCCACAAGAACCAGAACCAATGTCAGACTTCAGTGAATGTGAATGTTCACAGACATCAGTCGTTGGGGACCACCCAAAACAGTGGTGGTGGGTTACAGTCTTATGTTCAGAAGGGTTTGGTATTTTTTGTTGAGTTAACGGCTAAGTTTCCATTGGTGCTGATCTTTGTTCTGATTGTGTTATATGCGATTCCTGCAAGTGCTGCGGTTTTGGGTTTGTATGTTTTGGTGACTATTCTATTCGGTCTTCCTTCATTTCTGATGTTGTATTTTGCTTATCCGAGTTTGGATTGGCTGGTGAGGGAAATCATGGCTTAG